The genome window ATAGGAAATTTCTATCAGACAAATCCCCTTTTTAAGGCTCAGAGAATAATAACCGTATGCATTACTCTGTATTCCCGCATCCATTCCGGCAACCTTAACACTCGCATTGGGCAAGCTTTCTCCGGAAACAGCATCCGTCACTATACCGCTTAGGTTATGCCTTTGAGCGTAAGTGTTAATTGAGATGAAAAACGCCGCTATTATGAGCAATTTAGTCATGAATTCAAATGCGTTTAATCAGCGAAGCGGTGCAAAAAATGGGAATGAATCAAGACTTGCTACATGAAAAAATCCGACTACTTTATGCTTGCTTTTAATATTGGTTGGATGATTTGCTGGTGATGGCGAATACACTCCTCCATCGCTCTTAAGGGCTTCCATTAATGATTGAAAATATTCATAGCTCTCTGGGGTTATCGAATAGAGAATGGCAAGGTAGTCTCCGAAAAGGCTTGGAATGTACTTTCTCTTAGGGTCATCGGGTAAATTGATGTTAATACCATTGACATATCCAGCTAGATATTTATCGTCCAAAAGCAGTACCGCCCGGTTGGCATACCAAGTCATCACTGGACAAGGATTTCGACGGGAAAAGTACCCATCCGGGCACAACTTTCCCATGTAGTAATTTTTTTCTACTGATGGCTCTCTAAAATAAATAAAGGGCATAACCCCATCAGATTTCCCAATTTCATACTTGACAAAACCCAGGCGTAAAGAATCAATTTTAGGAGGACGGGGCATTGTCGCGGTTGCCTCGTACATTCTCCCATCAACGTCAATTTTCAGGGTGTACGTTCTGTTTGGCTCACATTTTAATCTATCTGAAAAATAATATCCATCAAAATTATTATTATCATCGTTTTCTTTCTTCAAAGTATCAGTTTCACCGCTGTCAGAACTGACTACAATCAAAGCATGATCAACTGGCAGCACTTCCTTTTCCTGAACATTGCGCGTCCAAGTCAACCTTACGAAGTTCCCAGTGTTTAGGTTATTAAATTCACTCTCGACCACCAAAACTTTCTCATTGCCCTTGATTAAGTCCAACTCGACATTCTGTACGCATGAAAGAGGGATCAGCATCAGGAGGAATGAACTAATGAATGCTAACCACAAATCATTTAAGGGACTTCTCGATAAACTGACCCATAACTTCTTCGGAAATCTCACCATAATAAATTCTGTTATTAATGATTATGGTAGGCGTAACCTTAATGCCTAACGCCCTCAACTGCTCCATACTTGCATTAATTTCATCAGCAACTTTGTCAGATTCCATACAGGTTTTACAAGCCTTGGGGTCCAGATTTAAGCTCGTCATTAAACTTTCTATTTCCTGAGATCCATTCTGACCCATTCGAAACAGCAAATCATGTGCTTCCCAAAATTTACCCTGTTTCGCGGCACACGCAGAAAATAAGATTGACTTACTAATCGACGGGGAAAGATGAACATATTCAAAGCGAACCCTATCGCTATATTTCTTGAACAACTGCTTAAAAACAGGCACTTTACTCTGACAAACCGGGCAATCAAAGTCAGAGACGATGGTGACAACGTTCAATGATTGCATGTTTCTGCGGGCGTAAGTAATGGTCCCCCGTAAGTCCAGTTTAGGCGTTTCCGGCGGTTCAAGTGAAATCTTGACTTTGTATTTAGCACTCAGTTCTTTGTTGAGCATCTGATTCAAAAATTTAACATAGCTCTTTTCCAGTATTCTTTGCCCTTCGTCAGTATGAAGTGGGATCAATTTAAATGGATTCTCTTCATCCACGACCCCATGCTGCAAAGCATTATCCGAGACATATTGATCCTTTGTCAATTTTTGCTTCATTTCCGCAATTCTCAGAGAGGTGACTGAATCAACACTAACATGCAGTGCCTTTGCCTCTTTGGAAATCATCCTGCTATTAATTAGCTCATTCAGTGCAATTCTCCGAACATCATAAATGGCGAAAAGATACTCATAGAGCGAGTTTTTAATCAGGTTATCCACTTCCTCCAAGCTTATTGCCTCACCCTCCACTACTGCTACTATCCTTTTTTCAGCCTGTTTCTCGCACGAACAGATGGCTACTAAACCAATGCAGAACATGCCAAGCATCTTCAGCAAGCTTGTCGTCTGCATGATCACCTTACTCGACGAATATTAAACAAAGTATTTCCAGGATCGTTGGTGCGGTCTACGCCATACCCATGCACATATGAACCGTGGGTAATGACATTGGTGACCCAATCAACTGAATAAAGCTGGTTAGCATTGTTCTTATTCTCATCGTCTGTTTTGAATGTTCCCATACCCGCGGCTCCTCCTACAACCGGGGAAGTAAATGTGCCGAATACTCCATAAGAAAAACCCAGATCAGGGAATTCTGCAGATTGATTTACACCAGGCGTATCTTTTCCTGCAATGGCCCAGAATTGTAGGTTAATTCCCTGACTATTTATCGTGCCAGGCCCCAGGTTACCATCGTACAGTGTGTTTGCATTATTATTGTCCTCATTGTCAAAATACACATTCCAAACTCGAGGTTCCATAAACATCGTCTTGCTATTGCCTAATCGTACCAGCAAATACTGTGTTGACTTATTTAAAGTCATGAAGGTGAAAGCACCACCCCAAACGGAACATAAAGTATGTATGCCGTTGCCATTCCCATTCACATACCAGGATCCGGTCCAGCCAGACTTTGCTGAATTGCCGTTGTCTTGATTGTCCATCAAGAACTTGATTTTCGTTGTACCTGCAGGGCATGCTTCATTCATTGGTATCACTCCCACGGGGTAGGCTTCTGAAAAATCACTAGACTCGTTGTACCTGGATTCAAACTGTTTTTGATAAGCCAGAAGTCTTGATTTAACAGATGCCATAATTAATGGCGAAGCCTGAGTTTCTAGTTCTTTCGGCCCGCCAGTTTCTATTTTTAGCTCTCCCTCAGTATAAGCTGTTTCTATCTTTTCTATGACCCTCGTGATGGAGGCTTCATCCGTTCCTGAGGCATTTGTGGCTTCAAGGTTGGAGTTAGGAGTAATTTCGTCTTGACATGCTTGCAAGAGCAAAAGGGTGAACAGAAAGGAAAATAGAAATACCCAATTTCTGAAAATGTGTGATAGCATGGGCCACGATGTTTAGTTTTAAATAACTCTACAAAGAGAGACATCTAATTCCCATCGAGCAAAAATATCTGGTTGTATAGTACGCCTCAGTTGGTTGTATTTTACAACTTGGCAGTCGGGAGAATTAATCATATTTTGCGCTCACCTTAACACACTAAAATTTAATAATATGCCCGCCTTCAGTGAGAAAATTCGTGCTGTCAGAATGATGAAAGGGATTAAACAATCGGAGCTTGCTTCTTTTTTGAATGTCAGACAGCAATCTATCAGCAAATTGGAAAACGATAAAACCAACATCAGTGGCGAACTAGCTGAAAAGGTTGCGAACTATTTAGGCTTTCGCAGTAAGGAAGAAATGGAGCTCTTCTACGAAAAGCACATTCTCAAACACCGTCAGAAGAATGCAGAGGCAAATCATGGGTATATATGAATGACATCAAATGTTAGATTCAAAATTGGTCGAACTTGATAAACTAAAAGAGCCCGAACCATTACTGGTTCAGGCTCTCACATTCTATTAAAACAATTACTTCTTCTTAGTCCCTGCCAAACTCGGCTCTTTCGATATTACGATCAAGTCGGCTAGCATCCGGCTGGTTTCGGTTAGATAAATGTCTTTCTTTTTCTTAACCTCTTTCGGAGCTTCAACGGCTTTGCCATCTTCTTCCTCCTCTTCGCCATCAGCATTGTCCTCGCCAAGTTGCTTCATAGCAAGCCTTTTTTTCTCCGCTTCGGCACGTTCAACTTTACGTTTTGATTCTTGCAAGGAAACGATCTTGTTTTCTCGCGCTTCTTTAAAATCGTTAAGTGTTTTAACCAAAGTTTTCAACTCTTCGTCCGTTTTCAAACGCTGGTTGTATTTGCCTTTGAGCTGGTCAACCACTTTTGCATTAATGTTGTTGGTTGGCTCGTAGCGCGAAGATGCGATTTGATCCCAAGGCAATGCGCTTGGCTGAGAACCTTCGCCGAATTCGTTTACTTTAAATGCAGTTGGCAATTCCAGATCAGGCATTACACCTTTAAGCTGCGTGCTGCTTCCGTTGATTCTGTAAAATTTAGCAACTGTAAGCTTCACTTGTCCCAACTGGTCTGTTTCTTTCGGAACCCACTGGTTCAGGTCGATCAATGTTTGAACGGTTCCTTTACCGTAAGTTTGCTCTCCAACAATAATTCCACGTTTGTAATCCTGAATGGCTGCTGCAAAAATTTCTGATGCAGAAGCACTGAAACGGTTCACCATCACAGCCATAGGGCCGTCATAAGCAATGGTTGGATCATTATCAGACTGAACTTCAACTTCTCCCTGTCCTTCCTTAACCTGAACCACCGGTCCTCTGTTGATGAACAAACCTGTCAATGAAACCGCCTCTGTCAATGAACCACCACCGTTGTTTCTCAGGTCAATTACAATACCGTCGACATTAGAAGTCTGCAGCTCAGTAATCAGCTTTTGAACATCGCGTGTTGTGCTTGAAAACTCCTTCTCCTTATGTTGCGCGCCTTCAAAGTCGCGGTAGAATAGCGGAATGTCGATTACACCAATTTTGTATTCTTTGTTGGCGTTATTAACTGAAACGATCTCACTTTTCGCGCGTTGCTCTTCCAATTTGATCTTCTCACGCACCAACCTGTATTCTTTTGGAGGTGTTCCTGAAATCGCATCTGCGGAGATAACTTGAAGCCTTACCACAGTCGATTTTGGCCCTTTGATCAGTTTCACTGCGTCATCCACAAACCAGCCTACGATATCCACCATTTTACCTTCATCTCCCTGGGCAACGGCAATAATCTTATCTTCCTTTTTAAGCTGTTTTCCTTTAAATGCAGGACCGCCGGGGATTACTTCTACGATTTTGATATAATTATCTTCCTCACGAAGCAATGCGCCGATTCCTTCCAGCGACTGGCTCATTTCCTGCTTGAAACGGTCCGCAGAAGTTGGTGCCATGTAACTTGTATGCGGGTCCATAGACTCAGCATAAGCATTCATGAACATTTGGAAAACCTGCTCGGTACGAATGCGGCCCAATGCACGGTCACGGTTTTTATAACGGTCCTTCAATGTTGAAATAACGGCCGTATCCGCTTTGCCCGACAACTTCAAATCCAGCGCTTCGCTTTTCAGATACTTGCGCCATGTGTCGTTCAGTTCGTCCGTACTCTTAGCCCATGCCGCTTTTTCACGGTCGGTGTTCATAGACTCGTCTGCCGTGAAATCAAATGGTTTCTCCTCTTTCAGAAGTCCCTGAATGTAATCGCTTCTTTCCTTATAACGTTTTCTGAAAACATTATACATGGCAAAAGGCACATCCAATTCTCTCTTTTGAAGATAGTCATCAAACGAATTTTTGTATTTATCAAAATCGGCTAAATCGCTGGCCAGATAATACAACTTGCCATGATCAATGCCGTCAATGTACTTATCAAAAATCGCTTGTGAAAGCGAATCGCTGAGCCTGGTCTTTCTGTAATGATAACTAGAGAGAATCCTGGTTGTCAGCTCCTCAGCTTTAAACTGAGCAGGAATAGGCTTGATATCCTCGTCCATTGACACCTCTGCGGCTGGTATAATTGCCGCTTTTTCCTGAACAGGCCCCTTCTGCCAGCCCAGTAATACTACCGGAATAAGCGTGATTAAGTACTTTTTCATTGTTGAACGTTTGCTATTTAACAATCTCTAATAATTCAACCTCAAACACCAGCGCTGAATAAGCCGGGATCTGAGGGCCTGCTGCACGTTCACCATAAGCAAGTTGATAAGGAATAAATAACTTCCATTTTGAACCAACCGGCATAAGCTGTAACGCTTCTGTCCACCCTTTGATCACACCATTAACCGGAAACTCCACGGGCTCGCCTCTTTCTACCGAACTGTCAAAAACCGTTCCATTGGTTAAAGTGCCGTGATAATGGGTTTTCACTTTATCGGTTGCCGCAGGCTTAGGGCCTTCGCCCGCCTTAATGATCTGATATTGAAGACCACTTTCTGTTGTAACAACCCCTTCTTTCTTCTTATTTTCTTCCAGGAATTTCTCTCCTTCTACTCTGAACACAGCTCCTTTTTCTTCAGTTAATTTTTGAAAATATTCACCGATAAATTTATTGGCATCTTCCGGCGTAAATGCTGTTTTACCGCCTTTGAGCGAAGCATTGATGGTTTTTGTTAAAACCTCCGTATTAATGTCCGAAATTCCCTGAGAATTTAATGAATTTGAAAAGCTTACGCCAATGGCAGCCGACAAAGAATCCATCTTATTTTTGAGTACGGCAGGCGTTGCTGCTGCTTTTACTGGTGTGCTCGGAGCCTTCTTCACTGTCGCTGCCGGTTTTGTTGTCTTTTTGATAGTCTGTGCTTCGCTTCCTGTTGTTACCAAAACTCCTGCAACTAAGGCCGCTAAAATGGTTTTTTCTAATTTGTACATTACGCTGTAAGGATGGTCGATTAGTTATATAAATGGATTTGTAAGTGCTATTAACGAACTCAATTACAACAAAAACACAAATAGTACCTAAAAAAGTTTTAAAAATGTTCATTATGAAGGATAAACGGCGAAATCAGGATCGGCTGGGCGGTTGCGTCGCGAGCCTTGGAAAAATCTAATTTTTAGTGATAGGTTTTACCCGAAACATTCTTTTTATACTAAAATAAAACGCTACCTTTGCGGCAGTTTTCAAAAACTTACTACTATACTTTTAATAAGTCAATTATACTATGGTATCTGTTAGACCGGATGAAGTTTCGGCCATCCTGCGCGAACAACTTGCAGGAGCTAAATCAGAAGCAGAACTCGAAGAAGTAGGAACAGTCCTTCAGGTTGGCGACGGTGTTGCCCGCATTTATGGCCTTTCCCAGGTGCAGGCAGGTGAGCTGCTTGTTTTCGAGAACGGCCTTAAAGCCCTCGCGCTTAACCTCGAGGAAGACAACGTCGGAGCCGTGTTGCTGGGTGATTTTAGCGACATCAAGGAAGGAGCCACCGTGAAGCGAACCAAAGAAATCGCTTCTGTAAAGGTTGGAGACGGAATTATAGGCCGCGTTGTAAATACACTCGCTGAACCAATCGACGGGAATGGTCCGTTGACAGGTGACCTTTACGAAATGCCACTTGAGCGTAAAGCTCCCGGGGTTATTTTCCGTCAACCTGTAACTGAACCTCTTCAGACTGGTATCAAGGCAATCGACGCAATGATCCCCATCGGCCGCGGCCAGCGGGAATTGATCATCGGTGACCGCCAGACTGGTAAGACGGCAGTTGCTATTGATACAATTATCAATCAAAAAGAATATTTCGACAAAGGCGAACCTGTATTCTGTATCTACGTTGCCTGCGGACAAAAAGCTTCAACCATCAAAGGAATTGAAGCAACACTTCGCCGCTACGGAGCCATGGACTACACGGTAATCGTTGCTGCCGGTGCATCAGATCCTTCTCCAATGCAATTCTACGCGCCATTTACAGGTGCAGCGATTGGAGAATTCTTCCGGGACACAGGCCGTCCTGCTTTGGTTATCTATGATGACCTTTCGAAGCAAGCGGTTTCTTATCGTGAAGTTTCCCTGCTTCTTCGCCGCCCTCCGGGACGTGAAGCTTATCCAGGTGACGTATTTTATCTGCACAGCCGCCTTTTGGAGCGTGCAGCGAAAATCATCGCGGATGATACAATCGCAAGAAACATGAACGACCTTCCTCCTTCATTGAAAGGAATCGTTAAAGGTGGTGGTTCATTAACAGCGCTTCCGATTATCGAAACACAAGCGGGAGACGTTTCTGCATATATTCCAACGAACGTAATTTCGATTACGGACGGACAGATCTTCCTTGAATCCAACTTGTTTAACTCTGGTATCCGTCCTGCAATCAATGTGGGTATTTCGGTATCCCGTGTAGGTGGTAATGCGCAGATCAAGTCGATGAAGAAGGTTTCAGGAACATTGAAGCTGGATCAGGCGCAATTCCGTGAATTGGAAGCGTTTGCGAAATTCGGTTCGGATCTTGATGCGGCTACAAAACTGGCCATTGACAGAGGCCGCCGTAACCAGGAGGTTTTGAAACAACCTCAATATTCTCCGGTTCCTGTTGAACAGCAAGTAGCAACAGTTTACGCTTCTACAAAAGGTCTGCTTGACTTGGTTGACGTGAACCGTGTGAAGGAGTTTGAAAAAGATTTCCTTACCGTTCTGACTACTCAGCATAAAGACACTTTATCGGCATTGCGTGCTGGTAAACTGGACAACAGCGTAACCGACGTAGTTGAAAAAGTTGCGCGTGAAGTTGCTGTAAAATATCGTTAATAAAATATGGCGAGCTTAAAAGAAGTCCGTAACCGGATCGTATCCGTTAATTCAACGCAGCAAATCACCAAGGCCATGAAAATGGTTGCAGCTGCAAAGTTGCGCAGGGCTCAGGATAACATCATGCAGATGCGTCCTTATGCTCAGAAGCTGGGTGATATGCTTACAACAGTTTCTTCCGGTGCAGAAAGTGCGGTGGATAGTCCTTTGAAAACGGTTCGTCCGGTTGAAAAGGTGCTTATCGTGGTTGTTACTTCTGACCGTGGATTGTGTGGTGCTTTCAATACGAATATTGTGAAAGCAACATTGCTGTTGATCGAGACAAAATATGCTGCGCAGGCGGCAAGAGGAAATGTAGAAATCTTTGCCATTGGTAAAAAAGGCGCCGAATCCCTTGCTAAAAGAGGTTTTGTAGTGAATAAAACTTACATGGACCTTTTCGGCAGATTGAACTTTGTGGCTGTTAAACAGGCCGCAGAAGAAATCATGAAAGCGTTTTCAGACGGTCAATACGATGCGGTGGATCTGGTTTATAACGAATTTAAAAACGTTGCAACCCAAATCATTCACACAGACCGTTATCTGCCGATTGCAACAGAAGATAAAACAACAAGAACAAAAACAGCTGAGGTTAACTACATTTTCGAACCAACTGAGGAGGAGATTCTTGCCGAATTGATCCCAAAGTCATTGAAAATTCAGCTTTACCGTTCCGTTTTAGAATCAAATGCTTCGGAACAAGGCGCTCGTATGACAGCAATGGATAAGGCGACAGAGAATGCTCAGGAGCTTTTGAAAGAACTGAAATTGGTTTACAACCGTACGCGTCAGGCGGCGATTACAACTGAGATCCTTGAAATTGTCGGCGGAGCAGAAGCTTTGAAGAACTAAGAGGACTTAGAAATATATTTTATACAAACGGGCGGATTTGATAATCCGTCCGTTTTTTTTTCTGAATCTTGCCAAACTCACAATATAGAGGCACGTTAAGAGTTCCAATTAAAACAAACGAACATTTCATGTTAAGATCAACTTTTTCCAAATCGCTGATTGCCATCCTAATGCTGGGAGCAACGCATATAACCTTTGCCCAGACCGTTGATGAGGTCATCGACAAGCACATAAAAGCAATGGGCGGCGCAGACAAACTTGCCAAACTGCAAAGTGTGAAAATTGCAGCAGAGATGGAGGTCATGAACATGAAAGTGCCGATCAGCACGATCATTGTGCAGGACAAAGGCTTCCGAAGCGAAAC of Dyadobacter chenhuakuii contains these proteins:
- a CDS encoding DUF4249 domain-containing protein; this translates as MLIPLSCVQNVELDLIKGNEKVLVVESEFNNLNTGNFVRLTWTRNVQEKEVLPVDHALIVVSSDSGETDTLKKENDDNNNFDGYYFSDRLKCEPNRTYTLKIDVDGRMYEATATMPRPPKIDSLRLGFVKYEIGKSDGVMPFIYFREPSVEKNYYMGKLCPDGYFSRRNPCPVMTWYANRAVLLLDDKYLAGYVNGININLPDDPKRKYIPSLFGDYLAILYSITPESYEYFQSLMEALKSDGGVYSPSPANHPTNIKSKHKVVGFFHVASLDSFPFFAPLR
- a CDS encoding thioredoxin domain-containing protein, producing the protein MQTTSLLKMLGMFCIGLVAICSCEKQAEKRIVAVVEGEAISLEEVDNLIKNSLYEYLFAIYDVRRIALNELINSRMISKEAKALHVSVDSVTSLRIAEMKQKLTKDQYVSDNALQHGVVDEENPFKLIPLHTDEGQRILEKSYVKFLNQMLNKELSAKYKVKISLEPPETPKLDLRGTITYARRNMQSLNVVTIVSDFDCPVCQSKVPVFKQLFKKYSDRVRFEYVHLSPSISKSILFSACAAKQGKFWEAHDLLFRMGQNGSQEIESLMTSLNLDPKACKTCMESDKVADEINASMEQLRALGIKVTPTIIINNRIYYGEISEEVMGQFIEKSLK
- a CDS encoding helix-turn-helix domain-containing protein is translated as MPAFSEKIRAVRMMKGIKQSELASFLNVRQQSISKLENDKTNISGELAEKVANYLGFRSKEEMELFYEKHILKHRQKNAEANHGYI
- a CDS encoding carboxy terminal-processing peptidase, translated to MKKYLITLIPVVLLGWQKGPVQEKAAIIPAAEVSMDEDIKPIPAQFKAEELTTRILSSYHYRKTRLSDSLSQAIFDKYIDGIDHGKLYYLASDLADFDKYKNSFDDYLQKRELDVPFAMYNVFRKRYKERSDYIQGLLKEEKPFDFTADESMNTDREKAAWAKSTDELNDTWRKYLKSEALDLKLSGKADTAVISTLKDRYKNRDRALGRIRTEQVFQMFMNAYAESMDPHTSYMAPTSADRFKQEMSQSLEGIGALLREEDNYIKIVEVIPGGPAFKGKQLKKEDKIIAVAQGDEGKMVDIVGWFVDDAVKLIKGPKSTVVRLQVISADAISGTPPKEYRLVREKIKLEEQRAKSEIVSVNNANKEYKIGVIDIPLFYRDFEGAQHKEKEFSSTTRDVQKLITELQTSNVDGIVIDLRNNGGGSLTEAVSLTGLFINRGPVVQVKEGQGEVEVQSDNDPTIAYDGPMAVMVNRFSASASEIFAAAIQDYKRGIIVGEQTYGKGTVQTLIDLNQWVPKETDQLGQVKLTVAKFYRINGSSTQLKGVMPDLELPTAFKVNEFGEGSQPSALPWDQIASSRYEPTNNINAKVVDQLKGKYNQRLKTDEELKTLVKTLNDFKEARENKIVSLQESKRKVERAEAEKKRLAMKQLGEDNADGEEEEEDGKAVEAPKEVKKKKDIYLTETSRMLADLIVISKEPSLAGTKKK
- a CDS encoding FKBP-type peptidyl-prolyl cis-trans isomerase, with protein sequence MYKLEKTILAALVAGVLVTTGSEAQTIKKTTKPAATVKKAPSTPVKAAATPAVLKNKMDSLSAAIGVSFSNSLNSQGISDINTEVLTKTINASLKGGKTAFTPEDANKFIGEYFQKLTEEKGAVFRVEGEKFLEENKKKEGVVTTESGLQYQIIKAGEGPKPAATDKVKTHYHGTLTNGTVFDSSVERGEPVEFPVNGVIKGWTEALQLMPVGSKWKLFIPYQLAYGERAAGPQIPAYSALVFEVELLEIVK
- the atpA gene encoding F0F1 ATP synthase subunit alpha — protein: MVSVRPDEVSAILREQLAGAKSEAELEEVGTVLQVGDGVARIYGLSQVQAGELLVFENGLKALALNLEEDNVGAVLLGDFSDIKEGATVKRTKEIASVKVGDGIIGRVVNTLAEPIDGNGPLTGDLYEMPLERKAPGVIFRQPVTEPLQTGIKAIDAMIPIGRGQRELIIGDRQTGKTAVAIDTIINQKEYFDKGEPVFCIYVACGQKASTIKGIEATLRRYGAMDYTVIVAAGASDPSPMQFYAPFTGAAIGEFFRDTGRPALVIYDDLSKQAVSYREVSLLLRRPPGREAYPGDVFYLHSRLLERAAKIIADDTIARNMNDLPPSLKGIVKGGGSLTALPIIETQAGDVSAYIPTNVISITDGQIFLESNLFNSGIRPAINVGISVSRVGGNAQIKSMKKVSGTLKLDQAQFRELEAFAKFGSDLDAATKLAIDRGRRNQEVLKQPQYSPVPVEQQVATVYASTKGLLDLVDVNRVKEFEKDFLTVLTTQHKDTLSALRAGKLDNSVTDVVEKVAREVAVKYR
- the atpG gene encoding ATP synthase F1 subunit gamma translates to MASLKEVRNRIVSVNSTQQITKAMKMVAAAKLRRAQDNIMQMRPYAQKLGDMLTTVSSGAESAVDSPLKTVRPVEKVLIVVVTSDRGLCGAFNTNIVKATLLLIETKYAAQAARGNVEIFAIGKKGAESLAKRGFVVNKTYMDLFGRLNFVAVKQAAEEIMKAFSDGQYDAVDLVYNEFKNVATQIIHTDRYLPIATEDKTTRTKTAEVNYIFEPTEEEILAELIPKSLKIQLYRSVLESNASEQGARMTAMDKATENAQELLKELKLVYNRTRQAAITTEILEIVGGAEALKN